The Acropora muricata isolate sample 2 chromosome 5, ASM3666990v1, whole genome shotgun sequence genome includes a window with the following:
- the LOC136916721 gene encoding uncharacterized protein has protein sequence MKVLIALLFLAAVVFVRAEEEKEPDMKFHPQAVLHYLEMEDEKMAKHVRSILKMDQKKEPRKESMFPTALPAGTPESFARCAKKAVICHKMAGNNSCEHLECIKETGCCLKVAGLRYHHLAEPLKKCLPVIPCCLLTAKSCEEKLCCFVRFGECARRFAYKPQ, from the exons ATGAAGGTCCTGATAGCTTTGCTGTTTCTTGCTGCCGTTGTGTTCGTGCGCGCAGAAGAGGAAAAGGAACCCGATATGAAATTTCATCCACAAGCTGTCCTTCACTACCTCGAGATGGAAGACGAAAAGATGGCTAAGCATGTTCGAAGCATCTTGAAAATGGATCAAAAGAAGGAACCAAGGAAGGAATCGATGTTCCCGACTGCTTTGCCAGCAGGCACACCCGAAAGCTTT GCAAGATGCGCTAAAAAGGCGGTGATCTGTCACAAGATGGCTGGAAACAATTCCTGTGAGCATTTGGAATGCATCAAAGAGACTGGTTGTTGTTTAAAAGTGGCAGGATTACGGTACCATCATTTGGCTGAGCCCTTG AAAAAATGTCTGCCAGTCATCCCTTGTTGCTTGCTGACAGCAAAATCCTGTGAAGAAAAACTGTGCTGCTTTGTGAGGTTCGGAGAATGCGCACGCAGATTTGCGTATAAACCACAATAA
- the LOC136917937 gene encoding uncharacterized protein produces the protein MKTFGALIVLSAFVAYVSAEETQALVVPEAVIRFLDERHYEKMAQVVRDEGMSEDTLDLFANDPAIPTPSQAVERRIRFCGTRAGECWKNASNDPCKELACLNGFVKCVYTLAPGYIKKLPLTLKACAGVLHLCMTKSQTCEGGLCCYVRIKRCVAYAIRQES, from the exons ATGAAGACATTCGGAGCTCTAATCGTGCTTAGCGCCTTCGTGGCCTATGTGTCAGCAGAAGAAACGCAGGCCCTTGTGGTTCCCGAGGCTGTTATTCGATTCCTGGACGAGCGTCACTATGAGAAAATGGCACAAGTTGTAAGAGATGAAGGAATGTCTGAAGACACGTTGGATTTGTTTGCAAATGATCCTGCAATTCCCACCCCGTCCCAGGCAGTGGAGCGAAGAATT cGTTTCTGTGGCACCAGAGCTGGGGAATGTTGGAAAAACGCCAGCAACGATCCTTGCAAGGAGTTGGCCTGTCTTAATGGTTTTGTGAAATGTGTTTATACCTTGGCTCCTGGTTATATCAAAAAGCTACCACTTACACTg AAAGCCTGCGCTGGAGTGCTACATCTGTGCATGACGAAGAGCCAGACGTGTGAGGGTGGGCTCTGTTGCTACGTTCGCATCAAGAGGTGTGTCGCGTATGCCATTCGCCAAGAGTCGTAG